A single region of the Brassica rapa cultivar Chiifu-401-42 chromosome A03, CAAS_Brap_v3.01, whole genome shotgun sequence genome encodes:
- the LOC103857161 gene encoding protein HOTHEAD-like isoform X2, translated as MKDATLAPTYASFDYILIGGGTSGCALAATLSQNARVLVLERGGSPYDNPTASDLGNFANTLFNITPNSWSQLFISEDGVYNRRARVLGGGSVINAGFYTRAGDDYVEEVEWEREAVEAAYEWVEKKLVFEPHVMGWQTAFKDGLLEAGVNPYNGFTYDHIYGTKIGGTIFDGAGHRHTAANLLEYANPDNIVVYLHASVQKILFTKTDGPRPEAYQVIFEDTKGVLHKVELANNPMNEVILSAGAIGSPHLLMLSGVGPMAHLAAHGVKPVILDHPMVGQGMGDNPMSPIFIPSPTPEEMSLVQAVGITKFDSYIEGGNNVTLSFDLTRRFFDGVLHVLNELQTSRTTSTKILTQPIVDFLRSLDRGFKDMIAVNGMFQKVAGPASRGYMELRNRNPDDNPSVTFNYYQEPEDLNKCVEGLKTIIKVIDSKAFTKHKYPDVTARVLLNFMLGLPTNLRPRHVTSMFNLKQFCIDNVMTVWHYHGGCQVGKVVDKNYKVLGIDALRVIDGSTFLKSPGTNPQATVMMLGRYMGQKILKERAAFFKYQEEA; from the exons ATGAAAGATGCAACACTAGCACCAACTTATGCTAGCTTCGACTACATACTCATCGGAGGAGGAACCTCAGGCTGTGCATTAGCCGCAACGCTTTCTCAAAACGCTCGCGTTTTAGTTCTCGAACGCGGTGGCTCTCCTTATGATAATCCAACGGCGAGTGACTTGGGAAACTTTGCTAACACACTCTTTAACATCACACCAAACTCGTGGTCACAGCTTTTCATCTCCGAGGATGGCGTTTACAACAGACGAGCCCGTGTCCTCGGCGGAGGCTCGGTGATAAACGCCGGATTCTACACACGTGCGGGAGATGACTACGTGGAAGAAGTTGAGTGGGAGCGCGAGGCAGTGGAAGCTGCTTACGAATGGGTGGAGAAGAAACTTGTGTTCGAGCCACATGTTATGGGATGGCAAACAGCGTTTAAAGATGGGCTTTTGGAGGCTGGTGTGAATCCGTACAACGGTTTCACGTATGATCACATCTACGGGACTAAGATCGGCGGTACGATCTTTGACGGTGCCGGTCATCGACACACGGCGGCGAATCTGCTGGAGTATGCTAATCCAGACAACATAGTTGTATACTTGCATGCTTCTGTCCAGAAGATCCTCTTTACTAAAACAG acggACCGAGACCAGAAGCATACCAAGTTATATTCGAGGACACAAAAGGAGTGCTCCACAAGGTAGAATTAGCAAATAATCCAATGAATGAAGTAATCTTGTCTGCTGGAGCAATAGGCAGCCCCCATCTATTGATGCTGAGCGGCGTGGGTCCTATGGCTCATCTTGCAGCTCATGGGGTTAAACCGGTGATCTTAGATCACCCAATGGTTGGGCAAGGGATGGGAGATAATCCCATGAGTCCCATATTCATTCCTTCTCCTACGCCCGAAGAAATGTCCCTCGTACAAGCTGTTGGTATCACAAAGTTTGATAGTTACATCGAAGGAGGAAATAACGTGACCCTCTCTTTTGATTTGACCCGTAGGTTTTTCGATGGTGTTTTACATGTTCTGAACGAG CTACAGACAAGCCGTACTACATCTACGAAAATCTTAACCCAACCCATTGTAGACTTTTTAAGATCTTTGGATCGTGGATTCAAAGATATGATAGCTGTGAATGGGATGTTTCAAAAAGTGGCGGGACCGGCCTCGAGGGGTTACATGGAGCTACGGAACAGGAATCCAGACGATAACCCTTCAGTGACGTTCAACTACTATCAAGAACCAGAGGATTTGAACAAGTGTGTCGAAGGACTTAAAACCATTATTAAGGTGATAGACTCGAAAGCCTTCACTAAGCACAAATACCCTGATGTGACCGCACGTGTGCTGCTCAATTTCATGCTGGGCCTTCCCACAAATCTTAGGCCGAGGCACGTGACCTCAATGTTCAACTTGAAGCAGTTTTGCATCGACAATGTGATGACTGTTTGGCATTACCATGGAGGTTGTCAAGTTGGAAAAGTGGTTGACAAGAATTACAAAGTTTTAGGCATTGATGCATTAAGGGTTATCGACGGATCAACATTTCTCAAGTCTCCGGGGACTAATCCTCAAGCTACGGTTATGATGCTTGGAAG GTACATGGGGcagaaaattcttaaagagagGGCGGCCTTCTTCAAATATCAGGAAGAAGCATGA
- the LOC103857161 gene encoding protein HOTHEAD-like isoform X1, protein MKDATLAPTYASFDYILIGGGTSGCALAATLSQNARVLVLERGGSPYDNPTASDLGNFANTLFNITPNSWSQLFISEDGVYNRRARVLGGGSVINAGFYTRAGDDYVEEVEWEREAVEAAYEWVEKKLVFEPHVMGWQTAFKDGLLEAGVNPYNGFTYDHIYGTKIGGTIFDGAGHRHTAANLLEYANPDNIVVYLHASVQKILFTKTDGPRPEAYQVIFEDTKGVLHKVELANNPMNEVILSAGAIGSPHLLMLSGVGPMAHLAAHGVKPVILDHPMVGQGMGDNPMSPIFIPSPTPEEMSLVQAVGITKFDSYIEGGNNVTLSFDLTRRFFDGVLHVLNETSRTTSTKILTQPIVDFLRSLDRGFKDMIAVNGMFQKVAGPASRGYMELRNRNPDDNPSVTFNYYQEPEDLNKCVEGLKTIIKVIDSKAFTKHKYPDVTARVLLNFMLGLPTNLRPRHVTSMFNLKQFCIDNVMTVWHYHGGCQVGKVVDKNYKVLGIDALRVIDGSTFLKSPGTNPQATVMMLGR, encoded by the exons ATGAAAGATGCAACACTAGCACCAACTTATGCTAGCTTCGACTACATACTCATCGGAGGAGGAACCTCAGGCTGTGCATTAGCCGCAACGCTTTCTCAAAACGCTCGCGTTTTAGTTCTCGAACGCGGTGGCTCTCCTTATGATAATCCAACGGCGAGTGACTTGGGAAACTTTGCTAACACACTCTTTAACATCACACCAAACTCGTGGTCACAGCTTTTCATCTCCGAGGATGGCGTTTACAACAGACGAGCCCGTGTCCTCGGCGGAGGCTCGGTGATAAACGCCGGATTCTACACACGTGCGGGAGATGACTACGTGGAAGAAGTTGAGTGGGAGCGCGAGGCAGTGGAAGCTGCTTACGAATGGGTGGAGAAGAAACTTGTGTTCGAGCCACATGTTATGGGATGGCAAACAGCGTTTAAAGATGGGCTTTTGGAGGCTGGTGTGAATCCGTACAACGGTTTCACGTATGATCACATCTACGGGACTAAGATCGGCGGTACGATCTTTGACGGTGCCGGTCATCGACACACGGCGGCGAATCTGCTGGAGTATGCTAATCCAGACAACATAGTTGTATACTTGCATGCTTCTGTCCAGAAGATCCTCTTTACTAAAACAG acggACCGAGACCAGAAGCATACCAAGTTATATTCGAGGACACAAAAGGAGTGCTCCACAAGGTAGAATTAGCAAATAATCCAATGAATGAAGTAATCTTGTCTGCTGGAGCAATAGGCAGCCCCCATCTATTGATGCTGAGCGGCGTGGGTCCTATGGCTCATCTTGCAGCTCATGGGGTTAAACCGGTGATCTTAGATCACCCAATGGTTGGGCAAGGGATGGGAGATAATCCCATGAGTCCCATATTCATTCCTTCTCCTACGCCCGAAGAAATGTCCCTCGTACAAGCTGTTGGTATCACAAAGTTTGATAGTTACATCGAAGGAGGAAATAACGTGACCCTCTCTTTTGATTTGACCCGTAGGTTTTTCGATGGTGTTTTACATGTTCTGAACGAG ACAAGCCGTACTACATCTACGAAAATCTTAACCCAACCCATTGTAGACTTTTTAAGATCTTTGGATCGTGGATTCAAAGATATGATAGCTGTGAATGGGATGTTTCAAAAAGTGGCGGGACCGGCCTCGAGGGGTTACATGGAGCTACGGAACAGGAATCCAGACGATAACCCTTCAGTGACGTTCAACTACTATCAAGAACCAGAGGATTTGAACAAGTGTGTCGAAGGACTTAAAACCATTATTAAGGTGATAGACTCGAAAGCCTTCACTAAGCACAAATACCCTGATGTGACCGCACGTGTGCTGCTCAATTTCATGCTGGGCCTTCCCACAAATCTTAGGCCGAGGCACGTGACCTCAATGTTCAACTTGAAGCAGTTTTGCATCGACAATGTGATGACTGTTTGGCATTACCATGGAGGTTGTCAAGTTGGAAAAGTGGTTGACAAGAATTACAAAGTTTTAGGCATTGATGCATTAAGGGTTATCGACGGATCAACATTTCTCAAGTCTCCGGGGACTAATCCTCAAGCTACGGTTATGATGCTTGGAAGGTAA
- the LOC103857162 gene encoding probable non-inhibitory serpin-Z5 → MAPPKEKKQKLSTSETISPSLSKMKKKKNKRKKRVSKSLITSSPSHSEKDLVTLSPPPISKVNGEKAMKKQNDVAMFLTEKVISAVAKNSNFVFSPASINAALTMVAASSKEEKLTSSILSFLRSYSMDELKAVFSEIATMVLADGSASGGPKISNVNGVWMEQSLGVDPSSKDLFENFFKATCALVDFRFKAEEVREEVNAWASSHTNGLIKVILPPGSVTSDTDSIFGNALYFKGTWEQKFTKSLTRHFDFHLLNDKSVSVPFMTNHKKQYVEQYSDFKVLKLPFRQSGDTNRQYSMYFYLPDAKDGLNSLVKRVASSSSTLGFLDSHTPIKQVEVGVFRIPKFKIDFGFEAKKAFNGLNLDLLSLNHKALVEIDEDGAEAAAVTVIRRYGGRGFRCGKRIDFVADHPFLFMIREDKTGTVLFVGQIFDPSKSASP, encoded by the exons ATGGCGCCTCCaaaagagaagaaacaaaagctTAGCACATCTGAAACCATAAGTCCCTCTCTctcaaagatgaagaagaagaagaacaagaggaagaagagggtGAGCAAATCACTAATAACCTCAAGTCCCTCTCACTCAGAGAAGGATTTGGTAACCCTAAGTCCCCCTCCAATCTCAAAGGTTAATGGGGAGAAAGCAATGAAGAAGCAAAACGATGTGGCTATGTTTCTTACGGAGAAAGTTATCTCTGCCGTAGCTAAAAACTCAAACTTCGTCTTCTCTCCTGCATCCATCAACGCCGCTCTAACCATGGTCGCTGCTAGCTCCAAAGAGGAAAAACTAACATCGTCCATCTTATCCTTCCTTAGGTCCTATTCAATGGATGAGCTCAAAGCTGTTTTCAGCGAGATCGCTACCATGGTCCTCGCCGACGGAAGCGCAAGCGGTGGCCCTAAAATCTCGAACGTTAATGGAGTGTGGATGGAGCAGTCGCTGGGCGTTGATCCCTCGTCGAAGGATCTCTTTGAGAATTTCTTCAAGGCTACTTGCGCTCTTGTTGATTTCCGATTCAAG GCTGAAGAAGTGCGCGAGGAGGTGAATGCTTGGGCTTCAAGTCACACCAATGGTCTCATCAAAGTTATTCTTCCTCCTGGATCCGTTACAAGCGACACCGACTCTATTTTTGGAAACGCACTCTACTTCAAAGGAACCTGGGAACAAAAATTCACAAAGTCTTTGACAAGACACTTTGACTTTCACCTTCTCAATGACAAATCAGTCTCTGTGCCTTTCATGACGAACCATAAGAAGCAATACGTTGAGCAGTACAGCGATTTCAAGGTCCTTAAGCTGCCATTTCGGCAATCCGGTGACACGAATCGCCAATACTCAATGTATTTCTATCTACCGGACGCCAAGGATGGATTGAATAGTCTGGTCAAGAGGgtggcatcatcatcatctactcTTGGATTCTTGGATAGTCACACTCCAATAAAACAAGTTGAAGTTGGTGTGTTCAGAATCCCAAAGTTTAAGATAGATTTTGGGTTTGAAGCTAAAAAGGCTTTCAATGGATTGAATCTGGATTTGCTTTCACTGAACCATAAAGCTTTGGTTGAGATCGATGAAGATGGTGCAGAGGCTGCGGCTGTTACTGTTATAAGACGCTATGGTGGTAGAGGCTTCAGGTGTGGTAAGAGGATAGATTTTGTGGCTGATCATCCATTTCTTTTTATGATTAGAGAAGACAAAACTGGAACTGTTTTGTTCGTTGGTCAGATCTTTGATCCTTCTAAATCTGCTTCTCCTTAG